The Agreia sp. COWG nucleotide sequence TCGCCGACGACGTGCCCCAGCGTGGCCAGCTCGGCGCCGAGCGCCGTCACCTCACGGAAGATGCGGCTGTCGGGCCCGGCGTGCGGCACGAGGGCCGAGTGGAACTTCTCGGCCCCGGCCTTCGACTGGCGCCACTGAAAATAGAGCACCCCGTCGGCCCCGCGCGCGACGGCCTGCAGCGACTGCACCCGGTTGAGGCCCGCCGCCTTCGGTGCGTTGCGCGCCCTCCAGTTGACCGCGCTCGTGGCCTGCTCCATGAGCAGCCAGGGTGTGCCCTTCTTGAGCGAGCGCATGAGGTCGCGCGACGCGGCGAGGCGAACGTGACCGAGGGCATCCGCCGGGTCGGGGTAGCTGTCGTCCGAGACGAAGTCCACGTGTTCGGCCCAGCTGAAGTAGTCGACGTCGCGAAAGAAGCCCATGAAGTTCGTTGTCACGGGAACGCCGGGCGACTCCCTGGCGAGGATCTCGCGCTCGGCCCTGTGCAGCGCGAGCAGTGCGTCGGAGCTGAACCGATCGAAGTCGAGCAACTGCGTGGGGTTGGAGAACGTGGGCGCATCGGCCGGCACGCCGACCTCGTCGAACGAGCCGTAGCCCTGCGACCAGAACGCGGTGCCCCAGGCATCGTTCAGGCTCGCTATCGAGCCGTAGCGCTGCTCGAGCCACACCCGGAACGCCGCCGCCGACTCGTCGTCGTAGCTGTGTGAGACGTGGCAGCCGTACTCGTTGCCGGTGTGCCAGGCCTCGAGGGCCGGATGCGCGCCGTAGCGCTTCGCCATCTGCTCGACCAGGCGCATGGCGTGCTCTCGGAACGCCTGAGAACTCGGGCTGTACTGCTGACGCGAGCCGAAGCCGAGGCGCACGCCGGCGCTCGTCACGGGCAGCGATTCCGGATGCTCCCTGGCGAGCCACGCGGGCGGCGACGCCGTGCCCGTGGCCAGGATCACCCGGATGCCGCCGGCGTCGAGGCGCGCCAACACGTCGTCGAGCCATTCGAAGTCGTACTCTCCCGGCCGCGGCTCGAGCCGCGCCCACGAGAAGACCCCCACCGTCGCCGTGGTCACTCCGGCGCGCTGCATGAGCGACACGTCCTCGTTCCACACCTCGCGCGGCCACTGCTCGGGGTTGTAGTCGCCGCCGAAGCGAAGGGCGGAGAAGAATGCGGTCATGGGCGGGGCCTGGCTTTCGATCTGTAGACGAGCGGGTGCGCCCCGACCGAGGCGCGTGTGGACTCTAGAAGTCAGTGTGCCCCAGCTGCGGGCGGGCGACGAAGTGCACCACGCTTCGGGCGGCACCGTGCAGCTCGAACAGCACCAGCTCGTTCTGCCCCTCGCGCACGAGAGGGCCGGGAACAAACAGGGTGGTCGCGGGGCCCCGGCTCCAGTAGCGGCCAAGGTTGAAGCCGTTCAGGAACGCCTGCCCCTTGCCCCAGCCCTCGGTACTGAGAAAGAGGTCACGGCCGGCGGGGGCGGCGAACGTTCCGCGCACGAACGAGGGGCCGGATACGGCGGAGCCGCCGCCCGCCCGCGTGTACAGGCCCGCCGCACCCGACAGCACGGCTTCGAAGTCGAGCTCGAGCACGCCCCAGCCGGTGATCTGCTCACCGTCGAGGGTCACGCCGCCGATGAGGCCCTTGTGCTCACCGATGCGGGGGCCGTAGTTCACGCGGCCCTGGTCTTCGACGAGGATCGCGAGCGAGCAACGGGCCGAGGCGGCAGCGGGCAGCCCGAGGCTGACATCGTGATGATCGCGCTGCAGCACCCCGACGGGGGCACGGTCGATGAAGACCTGCGCCCTGTCGCGCACCTCGCCGACGGTCAGCACTCGGCCGACCGCGGCGGCATCGGCGGCAGTGTCGGCAGCAGTGTCTGCAGTGTCCGCAGCAGTGTCGGGGGCCGGACCGATCTCCGCCGTGTAGAGCGCGAAGCCCCTGAACTGCGCGAGCTCGTCCATGCTGGGCAGCGCGTCGACCGTCGCGGCCTCGCCGAGCCGAGCCGCGGCATCCCACAGCGACACCCGCTCGTCGAGCACGACCTCGAGCTCGACCGCAGCGGCGGGCTGCGTGGGAACCTCGTCGGGAACGGGAGCGTAGCGCGAGATGACCTCGCGGAAGGCCCAGAACTTCTCGCCGGGCGCTCCCGACTCGGTGAGCGGGGCGTCGTAGTCGTAACTCGTGACCGTGGGCTGGAACACGCCCTTGTCGTTGGCGCCGTTGGTGAATCCGAAGTTGGTGCCGCCGTGGAACATGTAGATGTTCACGCTGGCACCGGCGGCGAGCAGCGCGTCGAGCTCACGCGCCGATTCCTGGGCGTCGGTCACGTGGTGGTGGGCGCCCCAGTGGTCGAACCAGCCGTCCCAGAACTCGGCGCACATCAGCGGCCCCGTCTTCTGGTGCGAGCGCAGGGTGGCGAGCCGCTCCGCCGCGCGCGAGCCGAACGATCCGGTCTTGTGCAGTTCGGGCAGGCTGCCGTCGGCCAGCATCTGGTCGGTGGGCTGGTCGATCGTGGTGAACGGCACGGTGATGCCACCGGCCCGCGTCAGCTCGATGAGCTTCTTCAGGTAACTCTTGTCGTCGCCGTAGGCGCCGTACTCGTTCTCGATCTGCATCAGGATGACGGGACCGCCACGATCGATCTGGCGCGAGGCGACGATGGGCAGCAGCTCTGCGAAGTACTCGGCGACCGCCGTCATGTAGAGCGGCTCGTCGCGGCGCACGCCGACGGCCGGATCGCTGAAGAGCCAGCCGGGGAAGCCGCCGTTGTCCCATTCTGCGCAGATGAAGGGGCCGGGACGCACGATCGCGTACATGCCCTCGGCCGCCACGAGGTCGAGAAAGCGGCCGAGGTCGAGGCCGTCCGATGTGTCGAACGTGCCGCGGGTCGGCGAATGCTCGTTCCACGCCACGTAGGTCTCGATGGTGTTCAGGCCCATGAGCTTGGCCTTGTGGATGCGATCGGCCCAGTAGTCGGGGTGCACCCTGAAGTAGTGCAGCGCCCCCGACAGGATACGGAACGGCTGGCCGTCGAGAAGGAAGTCGGTCTCACCGATGCGAAAGTCAGGCATTGTCGTTTTCCCGGATCGTGGTGCTCGGCAAGGGGCGAGGAGTCGACAGACGCACGATCGACCACGACAGCGGGGGCAGCGTCAGGCGCGCGTCGCCGTCGTCGACCGTGACGATGTCGGCATCCCTCGGCAGCACGGCATCCGGTTGCGCCTGCGTATTGCTCGTGGTGCGGGTGCCCCCCTCGGGCACGCCGAGCGTGCGCTGGTACAGAACGGATGCGATCGGCGAGCCCTCGATGTCGACGGCCACCTCGAGGGGCTCGATGATCGAGCGGTTCACCAGCAGCAGGGTCGTGGTGTCGCCGTCGGCCAGGGCGACCGCGTCGAGCAGGGCGACGTCGCCGTAGCTGTTCGTCTGCTGCAGGTCTGAATACACCCGGGTGCTCACCACGTCGCCGATCGCGAAGCGCGCGGTCAGGGCGAAGGGGTGGAACGTGGTCTGTCTCCAGGCCGGCCCTCCGGGCTCGGAGCGGATGGGTGCGATGACGTTGACGAGCTGGGCGAGATTGGCCATGCTCACCACGTCGGAGTTGCGCAGGAGCGACATGAGCAGGCTGCCGACCACCACGGCATCGGTCACGGTGTACTCGTCTTCGATGATGCGGGGGCGCTCGTTCCACTCGCCCGCGAAGAGCGGCGGCTTGTCGATCTCGTTGAACCGGGTCTGGTTCCAGACGTTCCACTCGTCGACGCTGATGCCGATGGTGCGATCCGAGCCGTGCTCCGCCAGGGTGTCACGGATGATGTCCGCGACCGTGCGGATGTAGCGGTCGAGCCCGACGCCGGATGCGAGGAAGCTCTCCACGTCGCCGTTCTCCTCGTAGTACGCGTGCAGCGAGATGTGGTCGAAGACGTCGATGCCATGCTCGAGCACGGTCTTCTCCCACTCACCGAACGTGGGCATGTCGGCGTTGGAACTGCCGGCGGCGACGAGCTCGATCGAGGGGTCGATCCATTTCATGACCCTGCCGGTCTCGGCGGCGAGCCGACCGTATTCATCCGCGGTCTTGTGACCGATCTGCCACGGTCCGTCCATCTCGTTGCCGAGGCACCAGAGCGTGATGCCGAAGGGTTCGTCGCGTCCGTTGCCTCGACGCTGTTCCGCGAGCGCCGTGCCCGACGGGTGGTTGCTGTACTCGAGAAGCGAGGCGGCGTCCTCGATGCCACGGGTGCCCAGGTTGACCGCGTTCATGACCTCGACGCCCGCGGTCTCGGCCCAGTCGGCGAACTCGTGCAGGCCCACCTCGTTGGTCTCGATGCTGTGCCAGGCCACCTCGAGCCGCGTGGGGCGCTCCGACACCGGCCCGACGCTGTCCTCCCAGCGGAAGCCCGACACGAAGTTGCCGCCGGGGTAGCGGATGACGGTCGCGCCGAGCTCCTGCACCAGTTCGAGCACGTCGCGTCGAAAGCCCTGCTCGTTCGCCGTGGGGTGGCCGGGCTCGTAGATGCCCGTGTACACGGCTCGGCCCATGTGTTCGACGAATGAGCCGAACAGGCGGGGCGATACTTCGGCGATGACATCGCTCGGGGTGACGGTGAGGCGGGCGTGGGCCACGGAGGCTTCTCTTTCGAATGGGTGGGCGGTGACTGTGGTGCGGGTGGCAGAGCTCCGGCCCCCCGCCGGGCCCGTGGCGCTGACAATGCCAGCGCCCCGGGGCCCGGCGAGGGGCCGGGGCATTCGGGCTAGCTGCCCGCCTTCACGGTGAAGCCCTGCTCGCTTCCGTAGTCGGCCGTGGCCTTCTGCCACGCCTCGAGTCCGGCGTTCAGGTCGGACTTGCTCGAGTACGACTTGCCCACAGTGTCGTTGAAGATGCTGTTCGAGTAGACCTGGAAGGGCAGGTACTGCCATCCCTTCACGACGTCCTTCGAGGACTGCACCAGAACCTGGTTGATCTTCTGGCCACCGAAGTAGGGGCTCTCGTAGTTCAGGAACGTGTCGTTGTTGAGGTCGGCGACCGTCGAGGGGAAGCCGCCCTTGGCGATCGACGTCTGGGTGCCGTCGCCCTCGTTCATGTACTGCAGGAATCCGGCCGCTGCGAGCTTGTTCTTGCTCTGCTTCAGGATGGCGTCACCGCCACCGCCGTTCTCGGCGCTCGCCGCCTGACCCTTCTCCCACGTGGGCATGGGGGCCACGCGCCAGTTGCCGGATGCCTGCGCGACGCCCGACTCGAGGTTTCCGGGCATCCAGGCACCGATGGTCAGCGTGGCGATGCTGCCGTCACCGAGGCCCTTGTACCACTCGTCGCTCCACGAGGTGATGGGGGAGACGAGTCCACCCTCCACGAGGCTGCTCCAGGTGTCGGCGAACTTCTTCGAACCGGCATCCTGCAGGTTGATCGAGACGTCGGTCGAGTTCTCGGTCTTGTAGGGCTGGCCGCCCGCCTGCCAGATCATGCTGGTCGTGAAGCCGGCGTCACCGGTGTCGTTGGTGATGTATTTGGTCGGGTCTGCTGCATGCAGCTGCTTCGCTGCGGCGACGTACTCGTCCCACGTGGTGGGCACGGCGATGTTGTACTGGTCGAAGACGGCCTTGTTGTAGAACAGCGCCATGGGGCCGCTGTCCTGCGGGAGGGCGTACACGCCGCCGTCGAGGCTCACCGAGTTCCAGGTGCTGTCGGTGTACTTGTCGGCGAAGGAGTCGAAGCCGAAGTCCTTCAGGTTGGCGAGCGAGTCGCTCAGCGCGAACTGGGGAAGGGCGTAGTACTCGATCTGGGCCACGTCGGGCGCGCCCGATCCGGCCTTGATCGCGTTCTGCAGCTTCACGTACTGGTCGTTGCCGGTGCCGGCGTTCACGACGTTGACGGTGATCTTCGGGTGCTGCTTCTCGAAGTCCTTGGCTATCTGCTCGACGGCGGGGGCCCAGGCCCACACCGTGATGGTGGTCTCGGTGTCGAGGGCCTTGGCGATGTCGTCGGCGTTGCCGGTGTCGGAGCCTCCGCCGGCCGACGAGCAGGCCGATAGGGCGAGACCTAGGGCGAGAACGCCCGTCAGGGCCGCCGCTCCTCTGCGGAGGCCCTTAGTGCTGCGAATCTTCATGGTGTGCCTTTCACTTCCTTGTGGTGTTGAACTGGTGATGCGAATGGAGGGGTGGGTCTGGGAGGACGAGCGAGCGGGTCAGGCCTTGACGCTTCCGGCGGTGAGGCCGGACTGCCAGTACTTCTGCAGGAACAAGAACGCGACGATGATCGGCACGATGGTGAGCAGCGAGCCGGTGACGACCAGGTTGTAGATGGCGTCTCCGCCCACGGTCTGCGACTGCTGGTTCCACTGGTTGAGCCCGACGGTGAGCGGGTACCAGGTGGGCTCCGACAGCATGATCAGGGGCAGGAAGTAGTTGTTCCAGGTGGCCACGACCGTGAACAGCAGAACCGTGACGATGCCCGGTGTCAACAGCCGCAGCGAGATGGTGAAGAAGGTGCGCATCTCGCCGGCGCCGTCCATGCGCGCGGCCTCGAGAACCTCGGTCGGCACGGCGTCGAGGGCGTAGGTCCAGATCAGGTACAGCCCGAAGGGGCTGATGAGCGACGGCAGGATGATCGCCCAGGGCGTGTTGGTCAGTCCCAGCTGGCTGAACATCAGGAAGGTGGGCACCGCCAGTGCCGTGCCCGGGATCGCGACCGCGCCCAGGACGACGGCGAACACGGCCTTCTTTCCGGGAAAGTTGAACTTGGCGAGCCCGTAACCGCCCAACGCGGCGAGGAGGGTCGCACCGCCCGCACCGACCACGACGTAGAGAAGGGTGTTGCCGAACCAGCGAACGAACTCTCCGCCGCCGTAGGTGAGCGTCTGCGAGATGTTGTCGAAGAGCGAGAAGTCGCCGCTGAACCAGAGGCCGAACGAGCTGAGCAGCTCGGACTGGGTCTTGGTCGAGCTCACGAAGAGCCAGAAGAGCGGGAAGAGTGCGTAGACGACCATCACGGCCATCACGACGGTGAGCAGAACAGAGCGGCGCTGGTGAACACCTCGCCCCTTGAGTGAGCGCGTGTGCCTGGTGGCTCGCGACGCTGATCGCTTGCCGGATGCCGCGCCCGCGGCAGTGGAAACGGGAAGAGTGGCCTGGGTCATCTCAGACCTCCTTTCGCGAGCCGCGATTTTGCACGATGAGGGCGATCACGGCTGTTGCGACGCCCATGACGATGGCGATGGTGGCCGCGTAGTTGTACTGCTGACCCGAGAACGACAGGTTGTAGGCGTACATGTTGGGCGTGAACGACGTGACGATGGTGTTCTTCGCCAAGGGCTTCAGGATGTTCGGTTCGTTGAAGAGCTGGAAGCTGCCGATGATGGAGAAGATCGTTCCGATGACGATGGCGGGCCGGAGCGCCGGCAGCTTGATGCTGCGGATGACGTGGAAGTGGTTGGCGCCGTCGAGCTCGGCCGCCTCGTAGAGGTCTGTCGGAATCACGCGGAGCGCCGCATAGAAGAGCAGCATGTTGTAGCCGACGAACTCCCACGTGACGATGTTTCCGATCGACGCGAGCACCCACTCGTTCGACAGCGGATCTGGCAGCGTGATGCCGAAGAAGTCGTTGATGTTGGCGACCAAGCCGAAGCGGGTGCCGTACATGAACCCCCACATGAGGGTCGCGACCACGGCCGGCACGGCGTAGGGAAGAAAGATTCCGATGCGGAAGAAAGCGGGAAAGTGCAGCCTGGCACTGTCGATGGCCAAGGCCGCGAACAGGGCGAGCAGCAGCATGATCGGAACCTGCACGACGAGGAAGATCGAGACCCTGCCGAGCGACTCC carries:
- a CDS encoding carbohydrate ABC transporter permease, whose product is MTTVSQNPPTAVAPRLRKGPVPHKAKRDWTGWKFIGPFMLIFAFVLIAPVVYSIYLSLFKDQLVGGNSFVGLANYVQVLGDTKFWESLGRVSIFLVVQVPIMLLLALFAALAIDSARLHFPAFFRIGIFLPYAVPAVVATLMWGFMYGTRFGLVANINDFFGITLPDPLSNEWVLASIGNIVTWEFVGYNMLLFYAALRVIPTDLYEAAELDGANHFHVIRSIKLPALRPAIVIGTIFSIIGSFQLFNEPNILKPLAKNTIVTSFTPNMYAYNLSFSGQQYNYAATIAIVMGVATAVIALIVQNRGSRKEV
- a CDS encoding beta-galactosidase, whose translation is MTAFFSALRFGGDYNPEQWPREVWNEDVSLMQRAGVTTATVGVFSWARLEPRPGEYDFEWLDDVLARLDAGGIRVILATGTASPPAWLAREHPESLPVTSAGVRLGFGSRQQYSPSSQAFREHAMRLVEQMAKRYGAHPALEAWHTGNEYGCHVSHSYDDESAAAFRVWLEQRYGSIASLNDAWGTAFWSQGYGSFDEVGVPADAPTFSNPTQLLDFDRFSSDALLALHRAEREILARESPGVPVTTNFMGFFRDVDYFSWAEHVDFVSDDSYPDPADALGHVRLAASRDLMRSLKKGTPWLLMEQATSAVNWRARNAPKAAGLNRVQSLQAVARGADGVLYFQWRQSKAGAEKFHSALVPHAGPDSRIFREVTALGAELATLGHVVGEPVEARVAMIFDWNSWWALEQQAVPTELSYVDIVLAWYRPFYEAGVTIDFVPLGADVSGYSVVVAPALMVASEQHLALLDGYVQDGGTLVVGYQSAVLDENLHVYLGGYLGPLQKTLGVRVEEFAPLAAALDEPLPTTAVEGVIAGTASLWQELVRVDSAEVVSRFADGFARGEAAITRNRRADGTGWYVATQPDHSVLSELVAQLLEEADIPSGFDVWAEGVEIVRRGGVTFVLNHTAESVEVSIDGVVRSVPAYDALLIEEQG
- a CDS encoding beta-galactosidase family protein, which gives rise to MPDFRIGETDFLLDGQPFRILSGALHYFRVHPDYWADRIHKAKLMGLNTIETYVAWNEHSPTRGTFDTSDGLDLGRFLDLVAAEGMYAIVRPGPFICAEWDNGGFPGWLFSDPAVGVRRDEPLYMTAVAEYFAELLPIVASRQIDRGGPVILMQIENEYGAYGDDKSYLKKLIELTRAGGITVPFTTIDQPTDQMLADGSLPELHKTGSFGSRAAERLATLRSHQKTGPLMCAEFWDGWFDHWGAHHHVTDAQESARELDALLAAGASVNIYMFHGGTNFGFTNGANDKGVFQPTVTSYDYDAPLTESGAPGEKFWAFREVISRYAPVPDEVPTQPAAAVELEVVLDERVSLWDAAARLGEAATVDALPSMDELAQFRGFALYTAEIGPAPDTAADTADTAADTAADAAAVGRVLTVGEVRDRAQVFIDRAPVGVLQRDHHDVSLGLPAAASARCSLAILVEDQGRVNYGPRIGEHKGLIGGVTLDGEQITGWGVLELDFEAVLSGAAGLYTRAGGGSAVSGPSFVRGTFAAPAGRDLFLSTEGWGKGQAFLNGFNLGRYWSRGPATTLFVPGPLVREGQNELVLFELHGAARSVVHFVARPQLGHTDF
- a CDS encoding carbohydrate ABC transporter permease, whose amino-acid sequence is MAVMVVYALFPLFWLFVSSTKTQSELLSSFGLWFSGDFSLFDNISQTLTYGGGEFVRWFGNTLLYVVVGAGGATLLAALGGYGLAKFNFPGKKAVFAVVLGAVAIPGTALAVPTFLMFSQLGLTNTPWAIILPSLISPFGLYLIWTYALDAVPTEVLEAARMDGAGEMRTFFTISLRLLTPGIVTVLLFTVVATWNNYFLPLIMLSEPTWYPLTVGLNQWNQQSQTVGGDAIYNLVVTGSLLTIVPIIVAFLFLQKYWQSGLTAGSVKA
- a CDS encoding ABC transporter substrate-binding protein translates to MKIRSTKGLRRGAAALTGVLALGLALSACSSAGGGSDTGNADDIAKALDTETTITVWAWAPAVEQIAKDFEKQHPKITVNVVNAGTGNDQYVKLQNAIKAGSGAPDVAQIEYYALPQFALSDSLANLKDFGFDSFADKYTDSTWNSVSLDGGVYALPQDSGPMALFYNKAVFDQYNIAVPTTWDEYVAAAKQLHAADPTKYITNDTGDAGFTTSMIWQAGGQPYKTENSTDVSINLQDAGSKKFADTWSSLVEGGLVSPITSWSDEWYKGLGDGSIATLTIGAWMPGNLESGVAQASGNWRVAPMPTWEKGQAASAENGGGGDAILKQSKNKLAAAGFLQYMNEGDGTQTSIAKGGFPSTVADLNNDTFLNYESPYFGGQKINQVLVQSSKDVVKGWQYLPFQVYSNSIFNDTVGKSYSSKSDLNAGLEAWQKATADYGSEQGFTVKAGS
- a CDS encoding alpha-N-arabinofuranosidase produces the protein MAHARLTVTPSDVIAEVSPRLFGSFVEHMGRAVYTGIYEPGHPTANEQGFRRDVLELVQELGATVIRYPGGNFVSGFRWEDSVGPVSERPTRLEVAWHSIETNEVGLHEFADWAETAGVEVMNAVNLGTRGIEDAASLLEYSNHPSGTALAEQRRGNGRDEPFGITLWCLGNEMDGPWQIGHKTADEYGRLAAETGRVMKWIDPSIELVAAGSSNADMPTFGEWEKTVLEHGIDVFDHISLHAYYEENGDVESFLASGVGLDRYIRTVADIIRDTLAEHGSDRTIGISVDEWNVWNQTRFNEIDKPPLFAGEWNERPRIIEDEYTVTDAVVVGSLLMSLLRNSDVVSMANLAQLVNVIAPIRSEPGGPAWRQTTFHPFALTARFAIGDVVSTRVYSDLQQTNSYGDVALLDAVALADGDTTTLLLVNRSIIEPLEVAVDIEGSPIASVLYQRTLGVPEGGTRTTSNTQAQPDAVLPRDADIVTVDDGDARLTLPPLSWSIVRLSTPRPLPSTTIRENDNA